Proteins encoded by one window of Desulfovibrio ferrophilus:
- the radA gene encoding DNA repair protein RadA yields MKSKIMHVCSACGSSTHQWQGQCPRCGEWNTLSEQAKPKISGTRKAKPGIPASATATNRPEPLQDVTFERTMTYSCGLEALDEILGKGLVPGAVILLAGEPGIGKSTLLLQMVGELARTGRRAVYVSAEESLPQIKGRAERLGLLSPDLLAMATTRAEDALSALETDTPDLMIVDSVQTMASDEVDGLPGSVSQVRAVSTALVESAKRRGTTLVLVGHVTKDGQIAGPKLLEHMVDTVLSLEGDRKHLFRVLRVMKNRFGPAHELLLFQMTGDGMEVVTDPSTFFLGDRNPELSGTALCMAVSGHRAYAVEVQALVSQSVLAIPRRTALGFDANRLHLLLAVVEKKLRLNLSAVDIYTKIGGGMKLGDPGLDAGIIAAVLSSFYDRPLPEKAVVWGEVDLNGQVRPVTSQDIRLRQAKQLGYKPILHPVDVKTIADLQSRLFGGRK; encoded by the coding sequence GTGAAATCCAAGATTATGCATGTCTGTTCGGCTTGTGGAAGCTCCACGCACCAATGGCAGGGCCAGTGCCCACGCTGCGGCGAATGGAATACTCTGTCTGAGCAGGCCAAACCCAAAATTTCCGGCACTCGCAAGGCCAAGCCCGGAATCCCTGCCTCCGCCACTGCAACCAATCGCCCGGAGCCCTTGCAGGACGTGACCTTCGAGCGGACTATGACGTATTCTTGCGGGTTGGAGGCTCTGGATGAGATCTTGGGCAAGGGCTTGGTTCCGGGGGCTGTGATCCTGCTGGCTGGCGAACCGGGCATCGGAAAGTCCACATTGCTTTTACAGATGGTTGGCGAATTGGCGCGCACGGGGCGACGGGCTGTTTATGTTTCGGCTGAGGAATCGCTGCCACAGATCAAGGGGAGAGCCGAACGCCTGGGCCTGCTGTCCCCGGATTTGCTGGCCATGGCGACAACCCGCGCCGAGGATGCCCTTTCCGCTTTGGAAACCGACACGCCTGATCTGATGATCGTGGACTCCGTGCAGACCATGGCCTCGGATGAGGTGGATGGTTTGCCGGGGAGTGTTTCGCAGGTCCGCGCCGTGTCCACGGCATTGGTGGAGTCCGCCAAACGCCGGGGGACGACCTTGGTTCTGGTGGGGCACGTGACCAAGGACGGGCAGATTGCCGGACCTAAACTTTTGGAACACATGGTGGATACGGTTCTGTCTCTGGAAGGTGACCGCAAGCATCTGTTCCGCGTTCTACGGGTCATGAAGAACCGTTTTGGTCCGGCGCATGAACTGCTGCTGTTTCAGATGACAGGTGACGGCATGGAAGTGGTCACAGATCCCTCCACGTTCTTTTTGGGAGATCGTAATCCCGAGTTGTCGGGGACGGCTCTGTGCATGGCTGTGTCCGGGCATCGGGCTTATGCCGTGGAGGTTCAGGCCCTGGTCAGTCAATCCGTATTGGCCATTCCCCGCCGTACGGCTTTGGGCTTCGATGCCAACCGCTTGCATCTGCTGCTGGCCGTGGTGGAAAAGAAGCTGCGTCTCAATCTGTCTGCGGTGGATATCTACACTAAGATTGGCGGCGGGATGAAGTTGGGCGATCCGGGATTGGATGCCGGAATCATCGCTGCGGTGCTGTCGTCGTTCTATGATCGTCCGCTGCCGGAAAAGGCCGTGGTCTGGGGCGAGGTGGATTTGAATGGACAGGTACGCCCCGTGACCAGCCAGGATATTCGACTGCGACAGGCCAAGCAACTGGGCTATAAGCCCATCCTGCATCCTGTTGACGTCAAGACCATCGCCGATCTTCAGTCCCGGTTGTTTGGCGGCAGGAAGTAA
- a CDS encoding DUF3426 domain-containing protein: protein MIVECSNCHSTFNLPDELIPSEGRKVKCSVCDNVFDVAPEGAGEPEEDFTTAPFDADEDVSDEDLGSALDDAFSDDESDDEEPEDSDDDGAGGLGFDLDVAPKKSKKDLGGKGKLIGMIAAGVLLLLLLAGGGLYFFAPGVIGMAPEEQETQAEDPMLMAEQVKNIYLEGIRQYYVDNDKTGRVFVVEGKAVNQFDKPKELIEVEANLYDASDAVLDSVRLKCGNTLSLFQLQVLSRDEIEAALSDEAGIGANNVNLQNGQQVPFMIVFFDPADTVAEFNVSVVAAQDVTGL, encoded by the coding sequence ATGATCGTCGAATGTTCCAACTGCCATAGTACGTTCAATCTGCCTGACGAGTTGATCCCGTCCGAGGGGCGCAAGGTCAAATGCTCTGTCTGCGATAATGTTTTCGACGTCGCTCCCGAGGGTGCTGGTGAGCCTGAAGAGGATTTCACGACTGCCCCTTTTGATGCCGACGAAGATGTGTCGGACGAAGATCTGGGCAGCGCGTTGGATGACGCTTTTTCTGATGACGAATCAGACGACGAAGAACCTGAAGACAGCGATGATGATGGCGCTGGAGGTCTTGGGTTCGACCTGGATGTAGCTCCCAAGAAATCAAAGAAGGATCTCGGGGGCAAAGGCAAACTCATCGGGATGATTGCCGCTGGCGTGTTGTTATTGTTGTTACTGGCCGGCGGGGGGCTCTATTTTTTCGCTCCAGGCGTTATTGGAATGGCCCCTGAAGAGCAGGAGACCCAGGCCGAAGATCCCATGCTCATGGCCGAGCAAGTCAAGAATATCTATCTTGAAGGCATTCGCCAATACTACGTGGATAACGATAAGACCGGTCGGGTTTTTGTGGTTGAGGGCAAGGCCGTTAACCAGTTCGACAAGCCCAAGGAACTCATCGAGGTCGAAGCCAATCTCTATGATGCCTCGGACGCGGTGCTCGATTCCGTCCGGCTGAAGTGCGGCAACACACTGTCTTTGTTCCAGTTGCAGGTTTTGTCCCGCGATGAAATCGAAGCCGCCTTGAGTGACGAGGCTGGCATTGGGGCCAACAATGTGAATCTGCAAAACGGGCAGCAGGTGCCGTTTATGATCGTGTTTTTTGATCCTGCGGACACGGTGGCTGAGTTCAACGTCAGTGTTGTGGCTGCTCAGGACGTCACCGGCCTGTAA
- the hpt gene encoding hypoxanthine phosphoribosyltransferase has protein sequence MSDKMVEVISADEIAERVQQLGKEITEQYQGEPLIVVCVLKGAFLFFADLVRHIDLPLELEFVRLASYGQGTDSGELVFSKDLETSIQGKNVLIVEDIVDSGKSMDFLLRTFDERKPKSLRLAALVDKSERRKVELHVDFPGFPLQKGFIVGYGMDFAERYRELSGIFEIVD, from the coding sequence ATGTCCGATAAAATGGTGGAAGTAATTTCAGCTGACGAAATCGCAGAGCGCGTTCAGCAGCTCGGTAAGGAAATCACCGAGCAGTATCAGGGCGAACCTCTGATCGTTGTCTGTGTACTCAAGGGTGCATTCCTGTTCTTTGCCGATTTGGTGCGCCATATCGATTTGCCCCTGGAGCTGGAGTTTGTCCGGCTGGCAAGCTACGGCCAGGGCACGGATAGTGGTGAGTTGGTCTTTTCCAAGGACCTGGAGACCAGCATCCAGGGCAAGAATGTGCTGATCGTCGAAGATATCGTGGACAGCGGCAAATCCATGGATTTCCTGCTCCGTACCTTTGATGAGCGCAAGCCCAAGAGTCTGCGGCTGGCAGCTCTTGTGGACAAATCCGAGCGTCGGAAAGTTGAACTGCATGTTGACTTTCCCGGTTTTCCGCTCCAGAAAGGGTTCATCGTCGGCTATGGTATGGACTTCGCGGAACGTTACCGCGAGCTGAGCGGCATTTTTGAAATTGTCGATTAA
- a CDS encoding N-acetyltransferase — MELYIRKARMQDVRGIHALLMKCADRQELLPRSLNDLYGKLRDFVVLASRDDEKVHGCCAFAICWEDIAEIRSLAVAPGLHGQGWGKRLVETSLSEAVMFRVYRVFTLTYVPGFFAKLGFKEVGKEVLPQKVWADCLNCPKFPECDEVAMILEL; from the coding sequence ATGGAATTGTATATCCGCAAGGCCCGGATGCAGGACGTGCGGGGTATTCATGCCCTGTTGATGAAATGCGCCGACAGGCAGGAATTGCTGCCTCGGTCTTTGAACGATTTGTATGGGAAGCTGCGCGACTTTGTCGTGTTGGCCTCGCGGGATGATGAGAAGGTCCACGGTTGTTGCGCCTTTGCCATTTGTTGGGAAGATATCGCTGAAATTCGATCTCTGGCCGTTGCTCCTGGGCTTCATGGGCAGGGGTGGGGAAAACGATTGGTGGAGACCAGCCTGTCCGAGGCCGTGATGTTTCGGGTCTACCGGGTCTTTACCTTGACGTATGTTCCTGGCTTTTTTGCCAAACTCGGTTTCAAGGAAGTTGGCAAGGAAGTGTTGCCCCAGAAGGTTTGGGCCGATTGCCTGAATTGCCCTAAGTTTCCTGAATGTGATGAAGTCGCGATGATACTGGAACTGTAA
- a CDS encoding TlpA family protein disulfide reductase, translating into MHAKRLILALALILALNMGVASASTDPLQSIGTMGTLRTIDVMRVMKQAHGKVVVLTFWASWCAPCRAEVPELKELRETFAENELLILGLNVDNDISEYAKFVTKAGFTYPVRRVDEGVQRLFKVESIPRLLIYNTKGGLVLDHEGMAPASELERVINSLLAEK; encoded by the coding sequence GTGCATGCAAAAAGATTGATCCTGGCTTTGGCCCTGATTCTTGCCCTGAATATGGGAGTGGCATCGGCTTCAACCGACCCTCTGCAATCCATTGGGACCATGGGGACTTTGCGGACCATCGATGTGATGCGCGTCATGAAGCAGGCCCACGGCAAAGTCGTTGTCCTGACGTTTTGGGCCTCATGGTGTGCGCCGTGCCGGGCCGAAGTTCCGGAACTTAAGGAGTTGCGCGAGACCTTTGCCGAGAATGAGTTGCTCATTTTAGGACTGAACGTCGATAATGACATCAGTGAATACGCCAAGTTCGTGACCAAGGCCGGGTTCACCTATCCGGTGCGCAGGGTCGACGAAGGGGTACAGCGACTCTTCAAGGTGGAGTCGATTCCCCGCTTGTTGATTTATAACACCAAGGGCGGATTAGTGCTCGACCATGAGGGGATGGCTCCGGCTTCGGAATTGGAACGCGTGATCAACTCGCTACTGGCGGAGAAATAG
- a CDS encoding homocysteine S-methyltransferase family protein → MPDFQRLLQDGRVRLFDGGMGTMLQARGLRSGQSPEEFGLAKPGVVEDIHREYIQAGASVVTTNTFGGTGLKLWADADVVGLNREMAAAARRAAGDTAFVVGSVGPTGHFVQPMGEMSFRELVSFFKAQIKGLAEGGADLIFVETQFDLAEARAAVIATREVCDLPVGVSMTFEQGSCLTGTNPLTFIDTMQNLGVDLLGTNCGAGPEQMLETVKAMLPRLSTPLVVQPNAGLPELDGDGNTVFRLNPENFAEQILPIVELGVKFIGGCCGTTPDHIRCAKAAINGKPWSLPKSPEAECLVVTSRSMSMPVSPFRRSKIIGERINPTGKKLLTEELQAGQFGEAIRLAQAQESAGAHILDVNVGAPMVEEQILLPELTKQLTSRVKVPLCLDSTNPDAIRAALDAYPGSALVNSISGEPGRMQALGPLCKHYGAPFIMLPLEGRKLPVTAAERLAVIEGLLREADDLGIPRRLILVDALVLTVSSKPEAAKACLEVIRHCRDEWGLATTCGLSNISFGLPARELLNSSFLVMGMASGLSSFIANPSSNRLMESIASSEVLLNRDPQAEGFVAGYADWKPGEGGSATGGSGNGGDKKPVTDLGQAVIKGAKDSIVAMLDAELDQGADPFVLVNEKLIPAITEVGEKYERKEYFLPQLLLSAETMQVAFERLKPLLEAASGATERTKIIMATVEGDIHDIGKNIVILMLRNNGFEVIDMGKDVTANKIVEAAEREGAAIIGLSALMTTTMIHMEDTVKLVREKGLNVKVMVGGAVVTEAYADSIGADGYSEDAVSCVKLAKSLLQ, encoded by the coding sequence GTGCCGGATTTCCAGCGTTTGCTGCAAGATGGTCGAGTCAGACTCTTTGATGGCGGCATGGGAACCATGCTTCAGGCCAGGGGGCTTCGCTCCGGTCAATCCCCCGAGGAATTCGGCTTGGCCAAGCCCGGAGTCGTGGAGGATATCCACCGCGAATACATTCAGGCCGGGGCTAGTGTTGTCACCACCAACACCTTCGGTGGGACGGGCCTCAAGCTGTGGGCCGATGCCGATGTTGTCGGTTTGAATCGCGAGATGGCTGCTGCGGCTCGTCGTGCTGCGGGAGATACGGCCTTTGTCGTGGGCAGTGTCGGCCCCACCGGGCACTTCGTCCAGCCCATGGGCGAGATGAGTTTCCGTGAGCTTGTGAGTTTTTTCAAGGCCCAGATCAAGGGGCTGGCCGAGGGCGGCGCGGATTTGATTTTTGTGGAGACACAGTTCGATCTGGCAGAGGCCAGGGCTGCCGTGATCGCCACACGCGAGGTGTGCGATCTGCCTGTGGGCGTGTCCATGACCTTCGAGCAGGGCTCCTGCCTGACGGGAACCAACCCCCTGACCTTTATCGATACCATGCAGAATCTCGGGGTTGATCTGTTGGGCACCAACTGCGGTGCTGGCCCCGAACAGATGCTGGAGACGGTCAAGGCCATGTTGCCACGGCTTTCCACACCGCTGGTCGTGCAGCCCAACGCGGGATTGCCGGAGCTGGACGGCGATGGCAACACCGTTTTCCGTTTGAATCCCGAGAATTTTGCCGAGCAGATCCTGCCCATCGTCGAACTGGGTGTGAAGTTTATTGGTGGTTGCTGCGGTACCACGCCGGATCATATCCGTTGCGCCAAAGCCGCCATAAACGGCAAGCCCTGGAGCCTGCCCAAGTCGCCTGAGGCCGAATGCTTGGTGGTGACTTCGCGCTCCATGTCCATGCCCGTCTCTCCCTTCAGGCGCAGCAAGATCATTGGCGAGCGTATTAATCCCACCGGCAAGAAGCTGCTGACCGAAGAGCTTCAGGCCGGGCAGTTCGGTGAGGCCATTCGTTTGGCTCAGGCCCAGGAATCAGCCGGTGCCCATATCCTTGACGTCAACGTGGGCGCGCCCATGGTGGAAGAGCAGATTCTGCTGCCGGAGTTGACCAAGCAGTTGACTTCGCGTGTCAAGGTGCCTTTGTGCCTGGATTCCACCAACCCGGATGCCATTCGAGCAGCTCTGGATGCCTATCCTGGTTCTGCTTTGGTGAACTCCATCAGTGGTGAGCCGGGCCGCATGCAGGCTTTGGGGCCGCTGTGCAAGCACTACGGCGCTCCGTTCATCATGCTTCCGCTGGAAGGCCGCAAGCTGCCCGTGACCGCTGCCGAGCGATTGGCTGTAATCGAGGGGCTGTTGCGCGAGGCCGACGATCTGGGCATTCCCCGACGTTTGATCCTTGTGGATGCGTTGGTGTTGACGGTTTCCTCCAAGCCGGAGGCAGCCAAGGCCTGTCTGGAAGTCATTCGTCATTGCCGTGATGAATGGGGACTGGCGACCACCTGCGGCTTGTCCAATATTTCTTTCGGCCTGCCGGCGCGTGAGTTGCTCAACAGTTCGTTCCTGGTGATGGGTATGGCGTCCGGCCTGTCCTCGTTTATCGCCAACCCAAGCTCCAACCGGCTGATGGAGTCCATTGCTTCCTCGGAGGTCCTTTTGAATCGCGACCCACAGGCCGAAGGCTTTGTGGCTGGATACGCGGATTGGAAGCCTGGTGAGGGTGGTTCTGCTACTGGCGGTTCTGGCAATGGGGGCGATAAGAAGCCCGTGACTGATCTGGGGCAAGCCGTGATCAAGGGCGCCAAGGACAGCATCGTTGCCATGCTTGATGCTGAATTGGACCAGGGCGCTGATCCTTTCGTACTGGTGAACGAGAAACTAATCCCGGCCATTACCGAGGTGGGTGAGAAGTACGAGCGAAAAGAGTATTTCCTGCCGCAACTGCTGCTGTCCGCAGAGACCATGCAGGTAGCCTTTGAGCGCCTGAAGCCACTTCTCGAGGCTGCAAGCGGTGCAACTGAACGAACCAAGATTATTATGGCCACGGTGGAAGGCGATATCCATGACATCGGCAAGAATATCGTGATTCTGATGCTCAGGAACAACGGCTTCGAGGTCATTGATATGGGCAAGGATGTTACCGCCAACAAGATTGTGGAAGCAGCCGAGCGCGAGGGAGCCGCCATCATCGGTCTTTCCGCCCTGATGACGACGACCATGATTCACATGGAAGATACCGTGAAGCTTGTGCGCGAGAAGGGGCTGAATGTGAAGGTTATGGTCGGCGGAGCCGTCGTGACCGAAGCCTACGCCGATTCCATCGGTGCGGATGGCTATTCCGAAGACGCCGTGAGCTGCGTCAAGCTGGCAAAGAGCCTGTTGCAATAA
- a CDS encoding sigma-70 family RNA polymerase sigma factor produces the protein MNTQSSANSKPDKSPQENPETPEVLPPEDDLLLEAIAEEGIDDLPEPEDLFVLAPRTGSDVVPKDPLQMYLREIGKFSMLKPEEEFELARRVRDEGDSDAAFRLVSSHLRLVVKIAMDFQRRWMQNVLDLIQEGNVGLMRAVQKFDPDKGIKFSYYAAFWIKAYILKFIMDNWRLVKIGTTQAQRKLFYNLNKERQRLQNLGFDPNSATLAENLGVSEDVVIEMDQRLSRQDMSLNLPLGEEGGATRMDFLPALQPGVEDTLAQDEIAETLHGHLKSIAPHLNEKELDILELRLLSDSPVTLREIGEKYGVTRERVRQIEARLLQKLKKHLTDQIQDFSQDWINRNE, from the coding sequence ATGAATACACAATCTTCCGCAAACTCAAAGCCTGACAAGTCTCCACAGGAGAATCCAGAGACCCCGGAAGTCCTCCCGCCGGAAGACGATCTGCTGCTGGAAGCCATCGCTGAAGAAGGCATCGACGATCTGCCCGAGCCCGAGGATCTCTTCGTCCTCGCTCCTCGCACCGGATCGGATGTAGTCCCCAAGGATCCGTTGCAGATGTATCTGCGCGAGATCGGAAAATTCAGCATGCTGAAACCTGAAGAGGAATTCGAACTGGCCCGCCGCGTGCGCGACGAAGGCGACTCCGACGCAGCTTTCCGGCTGGTGTCATCGCACCTGAGGCTCGTGGTCAAGATTGCCATGGACTTCCAACGCCGCTGGATGCAGAACGTGCTCGACCTGATCCAGGAAGGCAATGTGGGTCTGATGCGCGCAGTGCAGAAATTCGACCCGGACAAGGGCATCAAGTTTTCCTATTATGCCGCGTTCTGGATCAAGGCTTATATCCTCAAGTTCATTATGGATAACTGGCGGCTGGTCAAAATCGGAACCACTCAGGCCCAGCGCAAGTTATTCTATAACTTGAACAAAGAACGCCAACGCCTGCAAAATCTGGGGTTCGACCCCAACAGTGCGACCCTGGCCGAAAACCTTGGCGTCTCCGAGGACGTGGTCATCGAGATGGATCAACGCCTTTCCAGGCAGGATATGTCTCTGAATCTGCCACTGGGCGAGGAGGGAGGCGCAACCCGCATGGACTTCCTGCCCGCCCTGCAACCCGGAGTGGAAGACACTCTGGCGCAGGATGAAATTGCCGAGACCCTGCACGGACATTTGAAGTCCATCGCTCCCCATTTAAACGAAAAAGAACTGGATATTCTGGAACTGAGGCTTTTATCCGATTCTCCCGTGACTCTGCGCGAAATCGGTGAAAAGTATGGTGTGACCCGCGAGCGAGTCCGTCAGATCGAAGCCCGGCTTCTGCAGAAGCTCAAGAAGCACCTCACGGATCAAATTCAAGACTTTTCACAAGACTGGATCAATCGCAATGAATAA
- a CDS encoding HD domain-containing protein, giving the protein MNKTLLRMKQEAKSLVAEQEMPGFYQACAPELDFSRTSFFDHPLIHRLREDVIPFLYDDYGHGIDHSKKVAIEGGAIVLVEMKGGNMTRARHLALLAQMAGLLHDICRLEEDHAARGAELSETILLDYPLEKEDKERIAFAIADHEAFSNRKQTEDPEALLLSKALYDADKFRWGPDNFATTLWEMCDYNDIPVQEILDRFPSGVKKIEEVASTFRTSVGQTFGPQFIELGLSLGRDIHERLIQVIQEDQD; this is encoded by the coding sequence ATGAATAAGACTCTGCTGCGCATGAAACAGGAGGCCAAGAGCCTTGTCGCAGAGCAGGAAATGCCCGGTTTCTACCAGGCTTGTGCTCCTGAACTGGACTTCTCCCGAACCTCTTTTTTCGACCACCCGCTCATCCATCGCCTGCGTGAGGATGTGATCCCCTTCCTGTACGACGATTACGGGCATGGCATCGATCATTCCAAGAAGGTTGCCATTGAAGGCGGAGCCATTGTCCTTGTAGAGATGAAGGGCGGCAACATGACCAGAGCCAGGCACCTGGCACTGCTCGCGCAGATGGCTGGTCTGCTGCACGATATCTGCCGTCTTGAGGAGGACCATGCTGCCCGAGGGGCAGAATTATCCGAGACCATTCTGCTGGATTATCCCCTTGAAAAGGAAGACAAAGAGCGCATCGCTTTTGCCATTGCCGATCACGAAGCATTCAGCAATCGCAAACAAACAGAAGACCCCGAAGCCCTCCTGTTGTCGAAAGCGCTCTACGATGCAGACAAATTTCGTTGGGGGCCGGATAACTTCGCGACAACCCTTTGGGAAATGTGTGATTACAATGATATCCCCGTGCAGGAGATCCTTGACCGATTCCCTTCCGGGGTAAAGAAAATCGAGGAAGTCGCTTCCACATTCCGGACTTCGGTAGGCCAAACCTTCGGCCCGCAATTTATTGAGCTGGGACTGTCCCTTGGGCGGGACATCCACGAACGCCTCATTCAGGTCATTCAAGAAGACCAAGACTAA
- a CDS encoding tetratricopeptide repeat protein yields MHKPLFAALGALALAAIMAGCAAQSTPAPGPERTVWQMTPTAASSYYYLALEDARRGGRDDEALTAMEQLLELAPSPLIYIEAANYYWRLGRMDKARTTLKRGEELYPTSRDMAVTLANTYYSEKRHEDAITTIKTYLQRVPDDTTAYIDLALIYLDDKHHAEALDALEQIPEDKRDAPVLYYWAKASSGLGLNRQAIAKLKQAVEMDPEFIEAWAELAYLYEVDKDYLAAEGIYTRLVEMGENASEIWLRLINLNIKLNNPDKALSLYRQGPRDIDFALEAATLFLDEKFYDQARAILSPLPTDGDVPPKIWFYLAVLAYEGDQNSETALEYLSKIPAANQHYHRAVRFRIHLLMDNGRFAEAQELILHQQKANPDQSEYWLLESSLAQRQKDLPGARTVLERALVRWPKDTDLLYSLGIVLDKMDLRDEGLATMERIITMDPEHADALNYVGYVLADESRDLERAMVLISRALEREPDSGYIIDSLAWLYFRRGESARAWEEIRRAVERVADDPIVWEHYGDIAAALGKTAKAKEGYRNSLELNPDNKSARAKLEKL; encoded by the coding sequence ATGCACAAACCGCTCTTCGCCGCACTCGGCGCTCTCGCCCTGGCAGCCATTATGGCAGGCTGTGCCGCCCAGTCCACTCCCGCTCCCGGGCCGGAACGAACTGTCTGGCAGATGACGCCCACTGCCGCCTCCAGCTACTATTACCTCGCCCTTGAAGACGCACGTCGCGGCGGTCGGGATGACGAAGCCCTAACAGCCATGGAACAGCTCCTTGAGCTGGCTCCCTCGCCCCTGATCTATATCGAAGCAGCCAATTACTACTGGCGACTGGGTCGAATGGATAAAGCTCGGACCACCTTGAAACGTGGCGAAGAACTCTACCCGACTTCTCGGGACATGGCCGTTACCCTGGCCAACACCTACTATTCAGAAAAACGTCATGAAGACGCCATCACCACGATCAAGACCTACCTCCAGCGTGTCCCGGATGACACCACGGCTTACATCGATCTGGCTCTGATATACTTGGACGACAAGCATCACGCCGAGGCGCTGGATGCCCTGGAGCAAATCCCCGAGGACAAGCGTGATGCACCAGTTCTCTACTACTGGGCCAAAGCAAGCTCAGGCCTGGGTCTGAACCGACAGGCCATCGCCAAGCTCAAGCAGGCCGTGGAGATGGACCCCGAATTCATCGAGGCCTGGGCCGAGTTGGCCTATCTCTATGAGGTGGACAAAGACTATCTGGCGGCCGAAGGAATCTACACCCGCTTGGTCGAAATGGGTGAAAACGCCAGCGAGATTTGGCTGCGTCTGATCAACCTGAACATCAAGTTGAACAATCCCGACAAGGCACTCTCACTCTACCGACAAGGCCCGCGGGATATTGATTTCGCTCTTGAAGCAGCCACCCTGTTTCTGGACGAAAAGTTCTATGACCAGGCACGGGCCATCCTGAGCCCGCTTCCCACAGATGGCGACGTCCCACCAAAAATCTGGTTCTACCTTGCAGTGCTGGCCTACGAAGGTGACCAGAACTCCGAAACCGCCCTGGAATATCTCTCAAAAATTCCTGCCGCCAATCAGCACTATCATCGTGCGGTGCGTTTCCGTATCCATCTGCTTATGGATAATGGCCGCTTTGCCGAAGCCCAGGAATTGATCCTGCATCAGCAAAAGGCCAATCCTGATCAAAGTGAATACTGGCTTCTGGAATCATCTCTGGCCCAACGCCAGAAAGACCTGCCCGGCGCCCGCACGGTACTCGAACGTGCCCTTGTCCGCTGGCCCAAGGATACAGACCTGCTCTATTCTCTGGGCATCGTTCTGGACAAGATGGATCTGCGCGATGAAGGCCTCGCAACCATGGAACGCATTATCACCATGGACCCCGAGCATGCCGACGCCCTCAACTACGTCGGCTACGTCCTGGCTGACGAAAGCAGGGATCTGGAACGAGCCATGGTACTCATCTCCCGCGCCTTGGAGCGTGAGCCCGACAGCGGCTATATTATCGACTCCTTGGCATGGTTGTATTTCCGTCGTGGAGAATCCGCACGAGCCTGGGAAGAAATCAGACGGGCTGTGGAACGGGTCGCCGATGACCCCATCGTCTGGGAACATTATGGCGACATTGCCGCCGCTCTGGGCAAGACGGCAAAAGCAAAGGAAGGCTACCGCAACAGCCTTGAGCTGAATCCGGACAACAAGTCCGCCCGCGCCAAGCTGGAAAAATTATGA
- the rpiB gene encoding ribose 5-phosphate isomerase B, with protein sequence MSKIKVALGSDHAGYALKETLKQHLIVRGFEPVDVGTMSTDSCDYPAIAKDLCKTVLDENIHGVLVCGTGIGMSMAANRHEGIRAAVCANAFQCEMTRKHNDCNVLCVGERVTGVGAALSILDIFLDTEFEGGRHQRRVDLIELD encoded by the coding sequence ATGTCCAAGATTAAAGTAGCACTCGGCTCTGACCACGCAGGATACGCGCTCAAGGAAACCCTCAAGCAACATCTGATCGTGCGCGGCTTCGAGCCTGTGGATGTGGGCACCATGAGCACGGACAGTTGTGATTACCCGGCCATTGCCAAGGATCTTTGCAAGACCGTGCTGGATGAAAACATCCACGGTGTGCTGGTCTGCGGCACAGGCATCGGCATGTCCATGGCAGCCAACCGTCACGAAGGAATCCGAGCTGCTGTCTGCGCCAATGCCTTCCAATGCGAAATGACCCGTAAACACAACGATTGCAACGTCCTGTGCGTCGGTGAGCGTGTTACCGGCGTTGGTGCGGCGCTTTCGATCCTTGACATTTTTCTGGATACAGAGTTCGAAGGCGGACGCCACCAACGACGTGTGGACCTGATCGAACTAGATTAA